In the Telopea speciosissima isolate NSW1024214 ecotype Mountain lineage chromosome 2, Tspe_v1, whole genome shotgun sequence genome, one interval contains:
- the LOC122651371 gene encoding GDT1-like protein 5 codes for MTLSVLEGFTKSLAMTVLSEVGDYTFCVAAILAMRNPRRPVFAGCMTSSVVMTILSVLVGWATPNLISHKWAHHTTTLLFFVFGILSLWEGYTEDGDENELEEVEEKLLKAELKGNRGGKAKGSSKTDEDSKKEKRPFLTNFFSPIFLKAFSLTFFGEWGDKSQLATIGLAADENPIGVVLGGIIGQALCCMVAVIGGKSLASRISEKVVSLVSGILFLVFGVQSFISTAETT; via the coding sequence ATGACTTTGTCCGTGCTAGAAGGTTTCACCAAGTCTCTCGCAATGACTGTGCTTTCTGAGGTTGGGGACTACACGTTCTGCGTTGCTGCGATCTTGGCTATGCGCAACCCAAGGAGACCTGTTTTTGCAGGTTGCATGACATCTTCAGTAGTGATGACTATTCTTTCTGTTCTTGTTGGTTGGGCAactccaaacttgatttctcaTAAATGGGCACATCACACAACCACTTTACTGTTTTTTGTATTTGGAATTTTGTCTTTATGGGAAGGATACACTGAAGATGGAGATGAAAATGAGTtagaagaagttgaagaaaaATTATTGAAAGCTGAATTAAAGGGTAATAGAGGAGGAAAAGCAAAAGGAAGTAGCAAGACAGATGAGGATtctaaaaaggagaaaagaccATTTCTCACAAATTTCTTCTCACCCATCTTTCTTAAAGCATTTTCTCTAACATTTTTTGGTGAGTGGGGTGATAAGAGCCAGCTTGCTACAATTGGTTTGGCTGCAGATGAAAACCCAATAGGTGTGGTTCTTGGTGGGATCATAGGGCAAGCATTGTGTTGTATGGTAGCTGTTATTGGGGGAAAGAGTTTGGCTTCTAGGATATCTGAGAAAGTGGTTTCACTTGTAAGTGGAATTCTATTCCTTGTCTTTGGTGTACAATCCTTCATATCAACTGCTGAGACTACATGA